The Amblyomma americanum isolate KBUSLIRL-KWMA chromosome 5, ASM5285725v1, whole genome shotgun sequence genome window below encodes:
- the LOC144133507 gene encoding UBX domain-containing protein 1-like produces MSSVVEILEEMGFSAERAKKAIEVCGDESVEAAMEWLLAHADEPMDISEPVPKASTTPPPAASGASEAAGNTGDSKDEMQKSSTESKEHISDAAAKSLKCDECGKLFRTAPEVEFHAVKSGHQSFSESVEEIKPLTEEEKQEKAKKLEEKIRQRRLEREEKEKKEAIEREKERRKFGQEIATSRQKMEEQEMLKLAEEKKREKMEAMLAKKKVLEDIERDKQERREKFNMGAAATASAPKPAAAGAAAAAPAPVEPKKDYDQCRLQIRLTNGQTLTQTFGANEELAAVRLYVELNRTDGDQPFTLMTNFPRKVFTEEDYMKPLNALGLVPSAVVILTKAK; encoded by the exons ATGTCGTCCGTCGTGGAAATCCTCGAAGAAATGGGGTTCAGCGCCGAAAGAGC cAAAAAGGCGATTGAGGTGTGTGGAGACGAGAGCGTTGAAGCCGCTATGGAATG GCTCCTAGCGCACGCTGACGAACCAATGGATATCTCGGAACCTGTTCCAAAAGCCTCCACCACACCTCCCCCTGCAGCGAGTGGTGCCTCAg AGGCTGCAGGCAACACTGGGGACAGCAAGGACGAAATGCAGAAAAGTAGTACAGAATCCAAAGAACACATCTCTGATGCAGCCGCCAAGAGTCTCAAGTGTGACGA GTGTGGGAAGCTCTTCAGAACTGCACCCGAAGTGGAGTTCCACGCTGTCAAGTCTGGCCACCAAAGCTTCTCTGAGTCTGTGGAGGAAATCAAGCCCTTGACTGAAGAAGAGAAGCAAGAGAAAGCAAAGAA GCTTGAAGAGAAGATCCGCCAGCGGCGGCTAGAGCGcgaagagaaggagaagaaggAAGCCATTGAGCGTGAGAAGGAGCGCCGGAAATTTGGTCAGGAGATTGCTACCAGCCGGCAGAA GATGGAGGAGCAAGAGATGCTGAAGCTGGCAGAGGAGAAGAAGCGAGAGAAGATGGAAGCCATGCTTGCAAA GAAGAAAGTCCTTGAGGACATTGAGAGGGACAAACAGGAAAGGAGGGAAAAGTTCAACATGGGGGCGGCAGCCACTGCGAGTGCGCCgaagcctgctgctgctggtgctgctgctgctgcgcctgcaCCTGTGGAGCCCAAGAAGGACTACGACCAGTGCAGGCTTCAG ATACGGCTGACTAACGGTCAGACGTTGACGCAAACGTTTGGAGCCAACGAGGAGCTGGCTGCGGTGCGGCTCTATGTGGAGCTTAACCGGACAGATGGCGACCAGCCCTTCACGCTCATGACAAACTTCCCGCGAAAGGTGTTTACGGAGGAAGACTACATGAAGCCACTCAACGCACTAG GCCTTGTTCCATCGGCGGTCGTGATCTTAACGAAGGCCAAGTGA